Proteins encoded by one window of Chanos chanos chromosome 7, fChaCha1.1, whole genome shotgun sequence:
- the LOC115815895 gene encoding adhesion G protein-coupled receptor E1-like, whose product MFLEAITLFISVMNLSKIKSRRREVLHWKYQLVIGYVLPTLVVGVSVSVQCDGYDSETCWIKLGTNFLWSFLGPVCFILVMNLILFITIIITLQCTLMHLSGDVSQIKTSRTMVFKALAQFFILGCPWILGFSTNISEGAEIIFLLLTSQQGTFIFLVHCVLNEEVRKQYKKLWYTLCPHHDIDALSNEQMTETLFTSLDPEFAVFVVSTVGIPSIAEEA is encoded by the exons aTGTTCCTTGAGGCCATAACACTCTTCATCTCAGTGATGAACCTATCAAAGATCAAATCCAGGCGGAGGGAGGTGCTTCACTGGAAATACCAACTTGTGATTGGTTATGTGCTCCCCACTCTTGTGGTcggtgtatctgtgtctgttcagTGTGACGGTTATGACAGTGAGAC GTGCTGGATTAAGTTGGGGACGAATTTTCTCTGGAGTTTTTTGGGTCCTGTTTGCTTCATTCTTGTA ATGAATTTGAtcctcttcatcaccatcatcatcactcttCAGTGTACACTGATGCACCTGAGCGGTGATGTCTCACAGATCAAAACCAGCAG GACTATGGTGTTCAAAGCGCTGGCCCAGTTTTTTATACTGGGTTGCCCCTGGATACTGGGGTTCTCCACAAACATCAGTGAGGGGGCAGAGATCATCTTCCTTCTCCTCACTTCCCAGCAAGGCACCTTCATCTTCCTGGTCCACTGTGTCCTCAATGAAGAG GTCAGAAAGCAGTACAAAAAGTTGTGGTACACCCTCTGCCCTCACCATGACATCGATGCATTGTCAAATGAGCAGATGACAGAG acattatttacatcactTGATCCTGAATTTGCTGTCTTTGTGGTGTCCACGGTTGGCATTCCTTCCATAGCTGAGGAGGCCTAA